In Oryza glaberrima chromosome 8, OglaRS2, whole genome shotgun sequence, the following are encoded in one genomic region:
- the LOC127782078 gene encoding transmembrane 9 superfamily member 11-like, with amino-acid sequence MAMATPMAPRSTFAIFLILLLRSGHSPAAAFYLPGSYPHRYRPGEALAAKVNSLTSPSSKLPFPYYSLPFCAPQGGVNRAAESLGELLLGDRIETSPYRFSMLKNATAFLCRTDPLPPATADLLMSRIDDAYHVNLLLDTLPVVRYVKNLAAPGVFVRSTGFPVGVRADDGEYYVYNHLKLTVLVNKPRNGTTRAEALMATADAVELISFAGGSKDGGGYTVVGFEVVPCSVEHDAAAIKGKKMYDELPARAAAGCDPSVVGMRVRANRPLVFSYEVAFVESGVEWPSRWDAYLEMGGAKVHWFSILNSIVVVAFLAAILLVILLRTVRRDLAQYDENGGEAGLAPQADELAGWKLVAGDVFREPAHPVLLCVMVGDGVRILAMAVATILFAALGFMSPASRGALVTGMLGIYLLLGFAAGYAAVRLWKTVRHGDSAGWKRVAWRASCAFPGAGFAVFTALNCVLWYNGSTGAVPFLLFAVILLLWAFVSVPLTLAGGLVASRVGHLEYPVKTNKIARQVPAAQCSPWVFVAVAGTLPFGTLFIELLFIMSSLWLGRVYYVFGFLLVVMALLVAVCGEVSVVLTYMGLCVEDWRWWWRAFFASGSVAAYTLGYAVYYLVFDLHSLSGPVSAALYVGYSLLMALAVMLATGAVGLAASFAFVYYLFSAVKLD; translated from the coding sequence ATGGCCATGGCGACGCCAATGGCTCCCCGCTCCACGTTCGccatcttcctcatcctcctgCTCCGTTCCGGCCACTCTCCGGCGGCCGCGTTCTACCTCCCGGGCAGCTACCCGCACCGCTACCGCCCCGGCGAGGCGCTGGCCGCGAAGGTGAACTCCctcacctcgccgtcgtccaagCTCCCCTTCCCCTACTACTCCCTCCCGTTCTGCGCGCCGCAGGGCGGCGTCAACCGCGCCGCCGAGAGcctcggcgagctcctcctcggcgacCGCATCGAGACCTCGCCGTACCGCTTCTCCATGCTCAAGAATGCCACCGCCTTCCTCTGCCGCACCGACCCGCTtccccccgccaccgccgacctcCTCATGTCCCGCATCGACGACGCCTACCACGtcaacctcctcctcgacacGCTCCCCGTCGTCCGGTATGTCAAGAACCTGGCCGCGCCAGGGGTGTTCGTCCGGTCTACCGGCTTCCCCGTCGGCGtgcgcgccgacgacggcgagtaCTACGTGTACAACCACCTCAAGCTCACCGTGCTGGTCAACAAGCCGCGGAACGGCACCACCAGGGCGGAGGCCCTGATGGCgaccgccgacgccgtcgagctCATCAGCTTCGCCGGCGggagcaaggacggcggcgggtaCACCGTCGTCGGGTTCGAGGTCGTTCCGTGCAGCGTGGAGCACGATGCGGCGGCGATCAAGGGCAAGAAGATGTACGACGAGCTGCCGGCGAGGGCGGCCGCCGGGTGCGACCCTTCGGTGGTCGGCATGCGCGTGCGGGCCAACCGGCCGCTCGTCTTCTCCTACGAGGTGGCGTTCGTGGAGAGCGGCGTCGAGTGGCCGTCGCGGTGGGACGCGTACCTGGAGATGGGCGGCGCCAAGGTGCACTGGTTCTCCATCCTCAACTCCATCGTGGTGGTGGCGTTCCTCGCCGCCATCCTGCTCGTCATCCTGCTGCGCACCGTGCGGCGCGACCTCGCGCAGTACGACGagaacggcggcgaggcggggttGGCGCCGCAGGCGGACGAGCTCGCCGGGTGGAAGCTCGTCGCCGGGGACGTGTTCCGGGAGCCCGCCCACCCGGTGCTCCTCTGCGTGATGGTCGGCGATGGGGTGCGCATCCTGGCCATGGCCGTCGCCACCATCCTCTTCGCGGCGCTCGGGTTCatgtcgccggcgtcgcgcggCGCGCTCGTGACGGGCATGCTCGGCATCTacctcctcctcggcttcgCGGCGGGGTACGCCGCCGTGCGGCTCTGGAAGACGGTGCGGCACGGGGACAGCGCCGGGTGGAAGCGCGTGGCGTGGCGCGCCTCCTGCGCCTTCCCCGGCGCGGGCTTCGCCGTCTTCACCGCGCTCAACTGCGTGCTCTGGTACAACGGCAGCACGGGCGCCGTGCCGTTCCTGCTCTTCGCCGTGATCCTCCTCCTCTGGGCGTTCGTCTCCGTGCCGCTCACCCTCGCCGGCGGGCTGGTGGCATCCCGCGTCGGGCACCTCGAGTACCCGGTGAAGACGAACAAGATCGCGAGGCAGGTGCCGGCGGCGCAGTGCTCGCCGTGGGTGttcgtggcggtggcggggacgcTGCCGTTCGGGACGCTGTTCATCGAGCTGCTGTTCATCATGTCGAGCCTGTGGCTGGGGAGGGTGTACTACGTGTTCGGGTTCCTGCTGGTGGTGATGGCGCTGCTGGTGGCCGTGTGCGGCGAGGTGTCGGTGGTGCTCACCTACATGGGGCTCTGCGTGGAGGactggaggtggtggtggcgcgccTTCTTCGCCTCGGGCTCCGTCGCGGCCTACACCCTCGGCTACGCCGTCTACTACCTCGTCTTCGACCTGCACAGCCTCAGCGGCCCGGTCTCCGCCGCGCTCTACGTCGGCTACTCGCTGCTCATGGCGCTCGCCGTCATgctcgccaccggcgccgtcgggctcgccgcctccttcgccttCGTCTACTACCTCTTCTCCGCCGTCAAGCTCGACTGA
- the LOC127782216 gene encoding probable adenylate kinase 5, chloroplastic, whose amino-acid sequence MAASSSSSSPAAASAPFAAPGPHRRPGLALRPSPPTPPSSSLSCCRASPAAAAVSSVSATAAPNRGPRGMGLRCRASEGAAAAARKEAPLKVMISGAPASGKGTQCRMIVEKYGLVHISTGDLLRAEVSSGTEIGKKAKEYMDNGMLVPDQVVTDMVVSRLSQPDVRERGWLLDGYPRSYAQAQSLESMKIRPDIFIVLEVPDDILIDRCVGRRLDPETGKIYHIKNFPPENDEVSARLVTRSDDTFEKVKSRLETYKQNSEAVIPTYSDLLNQIDGNRQVEVVFNEIDSLLQKICENASSNMLAKTNGKPQDSKDTTASKNEFRGIPTRLNNIPHSREIRKYFYNEVLVATRHAVEDKKTRLQIDINIPELNPEMDVYRIGTLMELVRELSLSFADDGKRVKVCVQGSMGQGAFAGIPLQLAGTRKILEIMDWGEYGAKGTFINFGAVGASEVDKEDDMFILIAPQNAVGNCIIDDMKAMTDAAGDRPVILVNPRLKDMPGSSGVMQTMGRDMRLKYAASFETCYSFRLLFYAGSFYPIMGALRMAYPNKYEIYRRVDEPNGQERYVLLEEFVEKPTPDEITNAFRPRKNENEKSASGFWGFLSGIL is encoded by the exons atggcggcctcctcctcctcctcgtcgccggccgcggcctccGCTCCCTTCGCCGCGCCGGggccccaccgccgccccggACTCGCGCtgcgcccctcgccgccgacgccgccttcctcctccttgtcCTGCTGccgcgcctcccccgccgccgcggccgtctcgtccgtctccgccaccgccgccccgaaTCGCGGGCCCAGG GGGATGGGTCTTCGTTGCCGGGCAtcggagggagcggcggcggcggcgcggaaggAGGCCCCGCTCAAGGTGATGATCTCGGGTGCACCCGCGTCTGGGAAGGGAACGCAATGCCGCATGATCGTCGAGAAg TATGGTTTGGTTCACATATCAACTGGGGATCTTCTGCGGGCCGAAGTATCTTCTGGCACCGAAATAGGCAAGAAAGCAAAAGAATATATGGACAATGGTATGCTAGTCCCGGATCAAGTTGTGACAGAT ATGGTGGTATCACGACTATCACAACCTGATGTTAGAGAAAGAGGATGGCTTCTCGATGGTTACCCGAGAAGTTATGCCCAGGCACAAAGTCTCGAGAGTATGAAAATACGACCAGATATATTCATTGTGCTGGAA GTTCCTGATGATATTCTAATCGACAGATGTGTTGGAAGAAGGTTGGATCCTGAGACTGGCAAAATTTACCACATAAAGAACTTCCCTCCGGAGAATGATGAAGTTTCTGCTCGTCTTGTTACACGCTCTGATGATACATTTGAGAAG GTTAAATCACGTCTTGAGACTTACAAACAAAATTCTGAAGCTGTTATCCCAACATACTCAGATTTGCTCAACCAG ATTGATGGAAATCGACAAGTGGAAGTCGTTTTTAATGAAATAGATTCACTGTTACAGAAGATCTGTGAGAATGCTTCATCTAACATGTTGGCCAAAACAAATG GAAAACCACAAGATTCTAAGGATACAACAGCCTCAAAAAAT GAGTTTCGTGGGATTCCAACAAGATTAAATAACATTCCACATTCCAGGGAAATCAGGAAATACTTTTACAATGAGGTACTAGTAGCCACCAGACACGCTGTTGAAGACAAAAAAACTCGGTTGCAG ATAGATATCAACATTCCTGAACTTAACCCTGAAATG GATGTTTATCGCATAGGAACCCTCATGGAACTTGTGCGAGAGCTTTCTCTTTCCTTTGCTGATGATGGAAAGCGTGTGAAG GTTTGCGTTCAAGGCTCCATGGGACAAGGTGCATTTGCTGGTATTCCACTTCAGCTTGCTGGAAccagaaaaattttggaaatcaTGGACTGGGGTGAATATGGGGCCAAGGGTACCTTCATTAATTTTGGAGCAGTAG GTGCTAGTGAGGTTGATAAAGAAGATGACATGTTCATCCTCATTGCTCCCCAAAATGCTGTTGGAAACTGTATAATTGAT GACATGAAAGCAATGACTGATGCTGCTGGTGACAGACCTGTGATTCTTGTAAATCCCCGCTTAAAG GATATGCCTGGATCAAGTGGTGTAATGCAA ACAATGGGAAGAGACATGAGGCTAAAATATGCTGCATCTTTTGAGACTTGTTATTCCTTCCGGCTTCTCTTCTATGCTGGCTCATTTTATCCTATTATGGGAGCTCTAAG GATGGCTTATCCTAATAAATATGAGATTTATCGAAGGGTTGATGAACCCAATGGACAAGAACGATATGTTCTCTTAGAGGAATTTGTGGAGAAGCCAACTCCTGATGAAATCACCAATGCATTCAGACCACGTAAAAA CGAAAATGAAAAGTCAGCGTCTGGATTCTG GGGTTTTTTGAGTGGTATATTATGA